One Actinomyces respiraculi DNA window includes the following coding sequences:
- a CDS encoding histidine kinase: MTQPHRSPQESGLLARLGRLPRPGWPDLIAAALLVYVSAWNLPDPLDTSTSVSVGVAGSPALFAVLVTVCALATLLRRVLPTASVLLIGLVCLIHLAAYDSLSLLVIGAGLIAVETTTSRVPRPWAWPLLAAHAVGAAVGIVLAGYRGAGLEMETARMGVLITVALVFVAAAALTGLLRRRSRERREQVRERLALLAAQQETERRLAVVEERNRIARDVHDLLGHSLSVIGMQAEGARAVLSARPEEAERALAVIGETSRRGVDDVRALVDVLRSDDDEPDARPDGQGGAQGGTAEPGAPGAPGMGDVPGAPGMGDVPGAPGMGDVPGAPGMGDVPGAPGMGDVPGAPGVDDVPGLVTGVREAGTAVTLSLAVGAATPEPVGACAYRVVQEALTNAVRHAPGAAVAVEVDVTEDRVEVTVSNTAGRRDSDGGANRGGLGLVSMTERVHAVGGTLTAGTRPDGGWRVHAVVPVSAGAA; the protein is encoded by the coding sequence ATGACCCAGCCTCATCGCAGCCCCCAGGAGAGTGGGCTGCTCGCGCGCCTTGGGCGCTTGCCCCGGCCCGGCTGGCCGGACCTCATCGCCGCCGCCCTGCTCGTGTACGTCAGCGCCTGGAACCTCCCGGACCCCCTGGACACCTCCACCTCCGTGAGCGTCGGCGTGGCCGGGTCGCCGGCCCTGTTCGCCGTCCTTGTCACCGTCTGCGCCCTGGCCACCCTCCTGCGCCGCGTGCTGCCGACGGCGAGCGTCCTGCTGATCGGCCTGGTCTGCCTCATCCACCTGGCGGCCTACGACTCTCTGTCCCTCCTCGTCATCGGGGCCGGGCTCATCGCGGTGGAGACGACGACGAGCCGCGTGCCGCGCCCCTGGGCCTGGCCCCTGCTCGCCGCCCACGCCGTGGGCGCCGCCGTCGGCATTGTCCTCGCGGGCTACCGGGGTGCGGGGCTGGAGATGGAGACAGCCCGGATGGGGGTTCTCATCACTGTTGCGCTCGTCTTCGTTGCCGCTGCCGCCCTGACGGGACTGCTGCGGCGACGCTCCCGCGAACGCCGGGAACAGGTGCGTGAGCGCCTGGCGCTGCTCGCGGCCCAGCAGGAGACCGAGCGGCGCCTGGCCGTCGTCGAGGAGAGGAACCGCATCGCCCGCGACGTCCACGACCTGCTCGGCCACTCCCTGTCCGTCATCGGCATGCAGGCCGAGGGGGCGCGCGCCGTCCTGTCCGCCCGGCCCGAGGAGGCTGAGCGGGCGCTCGCGGTCATCGGGGAGACGAGCCGGCGGGGCGTTGACGACGTGCGCGCCCTCGTGGACGTCCTGCGCAGTGACGACGACGAACCGGACGCCCGTCCCGACGGCCAGGGCGGCGCTCAGGGCGGCACAGCTGAGCCCGGTGCGCCGGGTGCGCCGGGTATGGGCGACGTGCCGGGTGCGCCGGGTATGGGCGACGTGCCGGGTGCGCCGGGTATGGGCGACGTGCCGGGTGCGCCGGGTATGGGCGACGTGCCGGGTGCGCCGGGTATGGGCGACGTGCCGGGTGCGCCGGGTGTTGACGACGTGCCGGGCCTCGTGACCGGGGTGCGCGAGGCGGGCACCGCGGTCACCCTCAGTCTCGCCGTCGGCGCCGCCACCCCCGAGCCGGTGGGCGCCTGCGCCTACCGGGTGGTGCAGGAGGCCCTGACCAACGCCGTGCGCCACGCACCGGGCGCCGCGGTCGCCGTCGAGGTCGATGTCACTGAGGACCGGGTGGAGGTCACCGTGAGCAACACCGCCGGACGCCGTGACTCCGACGGCGGCGCCAACCGCGGCGGGCTGGGACTGGTGTCGATGACCGAGCGTGTCCACGCCGTCGGCGGCACCCTGACCGCAGGCACCCGTCCCGACGGCGGGTGGCGGGTGCACGCCGTCGTGCCCGTGAGCGCAGGCGCGGCATGA
- a CDS encoding response regulator — protein MSAGVPVRVALTDDEPLLTAGLAMILSAQEDMEVIWQAADGATALRRAESDPVDVLLLDVQMPGMDGIETTRRLVAAGAQGRVVILTTFDTDGYVLGAIEAGAAGFLLKNTPPADLLAAIRTVHAGDSVISPGPTRRLLTAVRRGTASVHAAAGGVGPVPSLVDGLTEREREVLRLIALGLTNQELCDRLWLSMTTVKTHVSHLLAKTGSRDRVQLVLTAMRAGVVDVEEVLTEDV, from the coding sequence ATGAGCGCCGGGGTCCCGGTCCGTGTGGCCCTCACCGACGACGAGCCCCTGCTCACCGCAGGCCTGGCGATGATCCTGTCCGCCCAGGAGGACATGGAGGTCATCTGGCAGGCCGCCGACGGCGCCACCGCGCTGCGCCGGGCCGAGAGCGACCCGGTGGACGTGCTGCTCCTGGATGTGCAGATGCCGGGTATGGACGGCATCGAGACGACCCGGCGGCTCGTGGCGGCGGGCGCCCAGGGGCGGGTCGTCATCCTCACGACCTTCGACACCGACGGCTATGTCCTCGGGGCGATCGAGGCCGGGGCGGCCGGCTTCCTGCTCAAGAACACCCCGCCCGCGGACCTGCTCGCCGCGATCCGCACCGTCCACGCCGGTGACAGCGTCATCTCGCCGGGCCCGACGCGGCGCCTGCTCACGGCGGTGCGCCGGGGAACGGCCTCGGTGCACGCCGCCGCGGGCGGGGTCGGGCCGGTGCCGAGCCTGGTGGACGGGCTGACCGAGAGGGAGCGCGAGGTGCTGCGGCTCATTGCGCTGGGGCTGACGAACCAGGAGCTGTGTGACCGGCTGTGGTTGTCAATGACGACGGTCAAGACGCACGTGTCCCACCTGCTGGCCAAAACGGGCAGCCGCGACCGGGTCCAGCTCGTCCTCACCGCCATGCGGGCCGGGGTGGTCGACGTCGAGGAGGTTCTGACCGAGGACGTCTGA
- a CDS encoding ABC transporter ATP-binding protein — translation MAQHTLTPRSQTGLHSPVRPAHGNLAVVTHGLTKTFGKGADARTVVSDLDLAVPHGTVYGFLGPNGSGKSTTMKMVLGLLAPTRGDVALLGQPLTRVTRPALMARTGSMIEHPPGYGHLTGAENMRIVARMLSLSQAQVDRALALVRLSEHQDRQVRTYSLGMKQRLGIAMALAREPELLVLDEPTNGLDPAGIEEVRHLLVSLAGEGVTVMVSSHLLDEIDRMASVLGVLASGRLVFQGTRAALMERSLADLRVVTPDVDTLSGEEVGRLLAGLVAAPGEARRSSDGLVVPGLPADGAAELVRRLVAAGVAVHEVRREPQSLEDVFMSLTGGTGVL, via the coding sequence ATGGCACAGCACACGTTGACACCACGATCCCAGACCGGACTCCACAGCCCCGTGCGGCCCGCACACGGCAACCTCGCCGTCGTCACCCACGGCCTGACCAAGACCTTCGGGAAGGGTGCCGACGCGCGCACCGTCGTCAGCGACCTGGATCTGGCGGTCCCGCACGGTACCGTCTACGGCTTCCTGGGACCCAACGGCTCGGGCAAGTCCACGACGATGAAGATGGTCCTGGGCCTGCTGGCCCCCACCCGTGGCGACGTCGCGCTCCTGGGGCAGCCGCTCACCCGCGTCACGCGCCCCGCCCTTATGGCGCGCACGGGCTCGATGATCGAGCATCCGCCCGGCTACGGCCACCTCACCGGGGCGGAGAACATGCGGATCGTGGCCCGGATGCTGTCGCTGTCCCAGGCGCAGGTGGACCGGGCCCTGGCCCTGGTGCGCCTGAGCGAGCACCAGGACCGGCAGGTGCGCACCTACTCGCTGGGCATGAAGCAGCGCCTGGGCATCGCCATGGCGCTGGCCCGTGAGCCCGAGCTGCTGGTCCTGGACGAGCCGACCAACGGCCTCGACCCGGCCGGCATCGAGGAGGTGCGTCACCTGCTCGTGTCCCTGGCCGGTGAGGGGGTCACGGTCATGGTCTCGAGCCACCTGCTGGACGAGATCGACCGGATGGCCTCGGTCCTGGGGGTGCTGGCCTCCGGGCGCCTGGTCTTCCAGGGCACGCGCGCGGCGCTCATGGAGCGCTCGCTGGCGGACCTGCGCGTGGTGACGCCCGACGTCGACACCCTGTCCGGCGAGGAGGTCGGGCGGCTGCTGGCCGGGCTGGTCGCGGCCCCCGGTGAGGCCAGGCGCAGCAGTGACGGTCTTGTGGTGCCGGGGCTGCCCGCCGACGGCGCTGCCGAGCTCGTGCGTCGGCTCGTGGCCGCCGGAGTGGCGGTGCACGAGGTCCGGCGCGAGCCGCAGAGCCTGGAGGACGTGTTCATGTCCCTCACCGGTGGGACGGGGGTGCTGTGA